Proteins from a single region of Carassius carassius chromosome 25, fCarCar2.1, whole genome shotgun sequence:
- the LOC132103875 gene encoding glycosylated lysosomal membrane protein-like, with protein sequence MFGCLGKIITSVLFGVASCIVFLLTRGDMFQRKVSVELNPGLTPPWVLPPGVNLVHVRGLGQSDTLHFLLCNHGAPALLMVNTYSPQSSVQVDWPSFINRSSPSSLKVEPQTSVRYSRALMFTRVWEYDDVRNTADPQQTTESSFYPPYELQNFIWSDPKITVNQSGITVTLCGGVKMESFVNGSLCLQFSAFESVGRDQMWPNLRHNANSSQLRMWMDSVTPRGNHSRFALEFQSVGDSVFRERTYDSTCIDDEYKPYFFQVSNWVSVPVNGDNVWGYNQWKPVAYRKPEPDPTPCTHSELVSVDQIPQSHLVQAYFIKDPQTYGLNISFGIPGDPVFYNDTKYISWTVLMGLGVPLGNSFYNLHIAFIPIGIVILLFIFAVDCACKRTSGYTRI encoded by the exons ATGTTTGGGTGTTTAGGAAAAATTATAACTTCTGTTTTATTCGGTGTGGCTAGTTGTATAGTTTTTCTTCTGACACGCGGTGATATGTTTCAACGGAAG GTGTCTGTAGAGTTGAATCCCGGTCTGACTCCTCCGTGGGTTCTTCCTCCTGGAGTGAATCTGGTTCATGTGCGAGGTCTGGGGCAAAGTGACACACTTCACTTCCTGCTGTGTAATCATGGAGCTCCAGCACTGCTGATGGTCAACACTTACAGCCCACAGTCATCAGTGCAGGTGGACTGGCCTTCCTTCATCAACCGCAGTTCACCCAGCAGCCTGAAGGTGGAGCCGCAGACCAGTGTGCGGTACAGCAGAGCACTAATGTTCACCAGA gtGTGGGAGTACGATGATGTCCGTAACACCGCCGACCCCCAGCAGACCACAGAGTCCAGCTTTTACCCTCCATACGAGCTCCAGAACTTCATCTGGTCTGACCCAAAGATCACTGTTAATCAGTCGGGTATCACGGTAACACTGTGCGGTGGAGTGAAAATGGAGAGTTTCGTCAACGGCTCCCTCTGTCTGCAG TTCTCAGCGTTTGAGTCAGTGGGACGTGATCAAATGTGGCCAAATCTCCGTCATAACGCTAACTCCTCGCAGCTGCGTATGTGGATGGACAGTGTAACGCCGCGAGGAAACCACTCCAGATTCGCTCTGGAGTTTCAGTCTGTTGGAGACTCAGTATTCCGGGAAAGAACTTATGACAGCACCTGCATAGACGATGAGTACAAACCCTATTTCTTTCAG GTGTCTAATTGGGTCTCGGTTCCAGTAAATGGTGACAATGTGTGGGGTTATAATCAGTGGAAACCTGTGGCGTATCGTAAACCAGAACCGGACCCCACACCCTGCACACACTCCGAGCTTGTGTCCGTGGACCAGATCCCTCAGTCCCATCTGGTACAAGCGTATTTCATAAAAGATCCTCAGACTTACGGCCTGAACATCAGCTTCGGCATCCCTGGAGACCCAGTTTTTTACAATGACACCAAATACATCAGCTG GACTGTTTTAATGGGCTTGGGTGTACCTCTGGGCAATTCATTCTACAATTTACACATTGCCTTCATACCCATTGGAATTGTTATACTGCTGTTCATTTTCGCAGTTGATTGTGCTTGTAAGAGGACATCGGGCTACACACGAATCTGA